The Rattus rattus isolate New Zealand chromosome 1, Rrattus_CSIRO_v1, whole genome shotgun sequence genome includes a region encoding these proteins:
- the Tmem184c gene encoding transmembrane protein 184C, whose product MPCACNRNNWRKWIRPLLILLYALAILITVPICIWEFQKLKVGIHTKVWFIAGIFLLLTIPVSMCGILQHLVHYTQPELQKPIIRILWMVPIYSLDSWVALKYPKIAIYVDTWRECYEAYVIYNFMIFLTNYLTIRFPNLMLHLEAKDQQNHLPPLCCCPPWAMGEMLLFRCKLGVLQYTVVRPITTVTSLVCEILGVYDEGNFSFSNAWTYLVILNNLSQLFAMYCLLLFYKVLKEELSPIQPVGKFLCVKLVVFVSFWQAVLIALLVKVGVISEKRTWEWQSAEAVATGLQDFIICIEMFFAAIAHHYTFSYKPYVHEAEEGPCFDSFLAMWDVSDIREDISEQVRRVGRTMRGYPKKKCFPGDPDHNEHSSLLSASSQDSSKPSSPVGLYQGFGHTITSQSPISIANLYEEILNDIPEEQQKFDTDQDITIDIPEEQPKPDTGQDVIHLPYKQELPYKNHYQDRIQRITSRYLLSSPKPSEDTIIDFSDSPEASDSSTDS is encoded by the exons ATGCCTTGCGCATGTAATCGGAATAACTGGAGGAAATGGATTCGACCTCTGTTGATACTCCTTTATGCATTGGCCATCCTGATCACCGTACCCATTTGTATTTGGGAATTTCAAAAATTGAAG gttggGATTCACACAAAAGTGTGGTTTATTGCTGGAATATTTCTACTTTTGACGATACCTGTATCCATGTGCGGAATTCTTCAACATCTAGTGCATTATACCCAACCCGAGCTGCAGAAACCTATAATAAG GATCCTTTGGATGGTCCCAATCTACAGTTTGGatagt tGGGTGGCTTTGAAATATCCTAAAATTGCAATATACGTGGATACCTGGAGAGAATGTTACGAAGCTTATGTAATCTATAACTTTATGATATTCCTTACCAACTACCTGACGATCCGATTTCCAAACTTGATGCTACACCTGGAAGCTAAAGATCAACAAAACCATCTCCCTCCATTATGCTGCTGTCCACCGTGGGCGATGGGAGA AATGCTGCTCTTCAGGTGCAAGCTGGGAGTGCTGCAATACACTGTCGTCAGACCGATCACCACAGTCACCTCGTT AGTATGTGAAATTCTCGGAGTATATGATGAGGGAAATTTCAGTTTCTCCAATGCATGGACATACCTGGTTATATTAAACAATTTGTCACAACTG TTTGCCATGTACTGCCTACTGCTGTTCTACAAAGTCTTAAAGGAGGAGCTCAGCCCTATACAACCTGTTGGCAAGTTTCTCTGTGTGAAGCTCGTGGTCTTCGTCTCCTTTTG GCAAGCAGTACTTATTGCTTTGTTGGTTAAAGTGGGCGTTATTTCAGAAAAGCGTACCTGGGAATGGCAAAGCGCCGAAGCTGTGGCCACAGGCTTGCAG GATTTCATAATCTGCATCGAAATGTTCTTTGCGGCAATTGCCCATCATTATACGTTCTCCTATAAACCCTATGTGCATGAAGCAGAGGAAGGCCCCTGCTTTGACTCCTTCCTCGCTATGTGGGATGTGTCTGACATCAGAGAAGATATTTCTGAACAAGTAAGGCGTGTCG GGAGGACAATGCGAGGTTACccaaagaagaaatgtttccCTGGAGACCCGGATCATAATGAACATTCCAGCCTACTCTCAGCATCTTCACAAGACTCTTCCAAGCCATCCTCACCAGTGGGCCTGTACCAAGGATTTGGACACACCATTACTTCACAGAGCCCAATTTCAATAGCCAACCTATATGAAGAGATCCTGAATGACatcccagaagaacaacaaaagtTTGATACAGACCAAGATATCACTATTGACATCCCAGAAGAGCAGCCGAAGCCTGATACAGGCCAAGATGTCATTCATCTTCCTTATAAACAGGAACTTCCTTATAAAAACCACTATCAAGACCGCATACAAAGAATTACATCACGGTATTTACTTTCTTCACCAAAGCCATCTGAAGATACTATAATTGACTTCTCAGACTCGCCGGAGGCTTCGGACTCATCCACAGATTCTTAA